A window of Bradyrhizobium sp. AZCC 1610 contains these coding sequences:
- the rho gene encoding transcription termination factor Rho translates to MREMKLQDLKSKTPAELVSFAEENGVENASTMRKQELMFAILKQLAIQEIDIIGEGVVEVLSDGFGFLRSPDANYLPGPDDIYVSPSQIRRFGLRTGDTIEGHIRSPKEGERYFALLKVNTLNFEDPEKSKHKVNFDNLTPLFPDQRFRLELEDPTRKDLSARVIDIVAPIGKGQRALIVAPPRTGKTVLMQNIAHSITANHPECYLIVLLIDERPEEVTDMQRSVKGEVVSSTFDEPAVRHVQVAEMVIEKAKRLVEHGRDVVILLDSITRLGRAYNTVVPSSGKVLTGGVDANALQRPKRFFGAARNIEEGGSLTIIATALVDTGSRMDEVIFEEFKGTGNSELILDRKVSDKRTFPAIDISRSGTRKEELITDPQLLKKMYVLRRILNPMGTMDAIDFLLDKLRNTKNNSEFFDSMNT, encoded by the coding sequence ATGCGGGAAATGAAACTCCAGGACCTCAAATCGAAAACGCCGGCCGAGCTCGTCTCGTTCGCGGAAGAGAACGGGGTCGAAAATGCCAGCACCATGCGCAAGCAGGAGCTGATGTTCGCTATCCTCAAGCAGCTCGCGATCCAGGAAATCGACATTATCGGCGAAGGCGTCGTTGAGGTTCTCTCCGACGGCTTCGGCTTTCTGCGCTCGCCCGACGCCAACTATCTGCCCGGCCCAGACGACATCTACGTCTCGCCGTCGCAGATCCGCCGCTTCGGCCTTCGCACCGGCGACACCATCGAAGGCCACATCCGCAGCCCGAAAGAAGGCGAACGCTATTTTGCGCTGCTGAAGGTCAACACCCTCAATTTCGAGGATCCGGAAAAGTCCAAGCACAAGGTCAATTTCGACAATTTGACGCCGCTGTTTCCGGACCAGCGCTTCCGCCTCGAGCTCGAAGACCCGACGCGCAAAGACCTTTCTGCAAGGGTGATCGACATCGTCGCCCCGATCGGCAAAGGCCAGCGTGCGCTGATCGTGGCGCCGCCGCGCACCGGCAAGACCGTGCTGATGCAGAACATCGCGCATTCGATCACCGCCAATCATCCGGAATGCTATCTGATCGTGCTGCTGATCGACGAGCGTCCGGAAGAAGTCACGGACATGCAGCGTTCGGTGAAGGGCGAGGTGGTGTCGTCCACCTTTGACGAACCCGCCGTGCGTCACGTCCAGGTCGCCGAGATGGTGATCGAGAAGGCCAAGCGGCTCGTCGAGCACGGCCGCGACGTGGTCATCCTTCTCGACTCGATCACACGTCTGGGCCGCGCTTACAACACCGTGGTGCCGTCATCCGGCAAGGTGTTGACCGGCGGTGTCGATGCCAACGCGCTGCAGCGGCCGAAACGATTCTTCGGCGCCGCGCGAAACATCGAGGAGGGCGGTTCGCTCACGATCATCGCGACCGCGCTGGTCGATACCGGCAGCCGTATGGACGAAGTCATCTTCGAAGAATTCAAGGGCACCGGTAACTCCGAACTGATCCTCGACCGCAAGGTCTCGGACAAGCGGACCTTCCCGGCGATCGACATCTCGCGCTCCGGCACCCGCAAGGAAGAGTTGATCACCGATCCGCAGCTTCTGAAGAAAATGTACGTGCTGCGCCGGATCCTCAATCCGATGGGCACCATGGACGCGATCGACTTCCTGCTCGACAAGCTCCGGAACACCAAGAACAACTCGGAGTTCTTCGATTCCATGAATACCTGA